Sequence from the Uloborus diversus isolate 005 chromosome 8, Udiv.v.3.1, whole genome shotgun sequence genome:
TGTCGGCATGGAAGCCACAAAATATCTCGCCCTAACCTTAGTTGAAGCAGAACTGCAGCTCCTTTTATACGTCCAGTGTTTGATGCTGTAGTATCAAAACAAAAGGCTTGAATTTTTTCGGTTAAATTCCATTCATCAGTGATATGGAACACAGCAGAGCAAACTTCCGATCCTCATGATGATGCAATTCCAGGTACTCCTAATAATTGTTCAAAATCTAAACCAACCGCGATCACAGGAAGCcgatcaattttctcattttttgtgatATCAGGCAATAATTTGGAATCCCAATGcacttcaataaaatttgcatcatttcctaccgattttattgatgaatattttattttccgcaAAATCTCTCTATTTCTTTTGATAGACGATCTATTGAGAACAAACTCGGTGATATCTATATTAAGAGCTTCTAGGACGgcagaaataatatgcattgcaTCCCTGTCACTCACTTTACATTTGTCCAAGGCAGCGGCCAGGCGAGGTGTCATTAACGTCTTTCGTCCTCTCTTGTTTGAAGATGGACCCTGTTGAGATTCCGATATGAAATATATGTCATCTTCACTGTTGTCTTGATTTATCACTTTTTTCTGTGAATCTTCGTGTTCTTTATCTTCCATTTCAAAATGTCCAATCGAACAACTAGAATTTTCCAAcaaatcttcttttcttttcaactctgCAGCTGTGCGTTCTTCTTTCCGCTTTTCCTTACGTAATAATTTGATATCTACTCCCAACATACAACCTACTCCACCTTTCTCCCTttgcttaattaaaaattctctaTCTTCGGCGATTTTAATCTCATTTAACGCATTTAAGGTGGCAATATCGAAAAGGTTGTCTAAagcttctttaaaatcattttctttttctctctgccGTTCAGTAtctctatttttagatttttctaaatttctgacATTATCGTacaaagattttaatttcgaaatacagTTTGAACGGTTTTGAACTGGGATTCttgctttttttccaaaaaacgacCTTTTCATCAATAACTAAAGCACTGCTgtcattaagatttaaatttaccACTCTCATGTTATAAAAAAGTACACTCAAAACATCTCGTTTACATGGTAATTTACTACCGCAGATTTGATTTTTCATCACTCCAACTAGATAAATATTGTTCCGCAAAGTGGACATTTCAGCACTTTTATCAATTACTTATATAGCACGTCTTTTCTTATGCACTTCAAGTACGAAACTAAAACGAATGTAGCATTGAacaaataatatgtaaaaacaaaattgacttgtcgaGACTTGTAGTCGCGCTTGTAGCGAATTCGAACGCACTTGGCGCCGACTCGTCGTAGCATGTTAGACAGTCAGATGCATGAAACTTCAAGGCcaatgcggcacgtgttaatattatcggattgagctgaaattttgtatttttaatgttttggtgtaactgaacaaaattacaaataattttgaaaaaatatgaactttcgaaaataaggaccaccctaatatatatatatatatatatatatatatatatatatatatatatatatatatatatatatatatatatatatatatatatatatatatatatatatatatatatatgtgtgtgtgtgtgtgtgtgtgtgtcggcaAATGTCAGGAgacagtcggcaaaatcagtttcaacacccccccAAACGAATACACTTGGCGACGGCCCTGTATACAGGAACGCCTACAGACacacgaacgcttacacacacacacgcgcccgtacatacatacaaacgcgggcgtaaacacacacacacacctcacacgccacgctcgtgattgcgaaaaacagaatttgaattcaagatgccaaaaattcaattttccttttttttttttttttttttttgtttcttagaaCCTGTGCGTCCTTTGAGAGTCTAAGATGGTACCGTTTTGAGGGATCCAGTCCGCGCTTGACTAGCACAATAATCACTGGAATAGATTAGTGGGATGTTTAACGGATACctcatttttcattgcagaacTGCCATGCGTCCTACTGTCAAGCTGGTACCCGACTTCATTGTTCCGCACTTGGACAGAGGGACATTCGGCCGACATTTGCAGTGGGAGGAGAAGGAAAAAGGTTCTTTTCGGATTTCTAGGGTACATCAAAGCAGTGAGCATTGGAATGATGACTGCTTCCAAGTTTATAAGGTACAGTCATTTTATGTAACTTTGcaccatttcatattttttaggatCGCTGACTCTTAGGTTCTTAACTGCTTTTGTGTGTTGTAGGGCTGGGCGATGCATTGGTGCATCACCAAAAACCGGTGTGCATCCCACATCATTAAACCAGGttagaaattttctctaaactgatGCATCGATACTGCTCCGATGTACAGACACCGGTCCAGGGTTTCTGCCGTTTTAATCTCTAATTTTTTCACACTAATGTTAATTAGTAGTGTGTCAATCCAATCTGGTTTAACAATGAAGGTGCGAAGAGTTAGACCTTCATTTCTCCCAAACATGTAAGAATTGCACATGTGTTCTTAGTTATAGACGAAAGATATGTTTACTGATTACAAGGaaccttttttaatgcaagaatatGTGAGCTTTTGAATGGAATGCATGACTTTGTGTCAACttacttacttatttttacattgaaaaaacagGCTCATTGTAATCTCCAAATCTGTCTTCCACATTTTTCACTAACTTGCGCTCTTAAACCCTGCTTTCTGGTGCTGAAAACTGTTAATTCGTATCTGACATGATATAAAATTTTTCCACctggtaaatatttttataaaacttaaacaagcaagtttagtttttaaaaaaaaatacatcgtgATGTATCGCTAGATCGCGATGTAAGGTTGGCGGTACAtaacgatgtagaaattcctacattgtCCAGCCCTAGTGTGTTGAGTCTCCTCCACACGATacagttagttgaatcaacttttcgaaaaagttgcctgACAACCATTTTTCGGCGTTTTTCGTAGGCGTTTTCTTCACACGAAgatttagttgaatcaacttttcttctaattagGCGAATTTATTCGAGCAGCAGCTGCATaaaacgctgttaaaactgaaccgaaaTAACTCAACTAGTTTACTGGTGTGTGGAGCTAATGCCTGACAACGTCCCGataagttgaatcaactaaaatgtCAATTCAACTAatcgggatgagaatggtagtGGCGCATCGTACCTGATGAGTTGCCTGTCGTGTAAAGAATGCCGGACTATTCTTTCACTTTTCTCCCTGGTTCCAAAATCTTCATAACCACCTATGCAAGAGTTGATTCAACAAGTCACCCAGGGATGGACTGGGTCTCGCAAGAGAGTGTCAACCTTGacctccaaagggcgcaaaaaaaaagggggaggggcaataaaaaaaaggtgcaaaaagaaaaaaaaggaagaaagaaaaaagaaaagaaaaatggtacTCTGGTTTACGAGTttgaagaaaagggggggggatctAAGGAAAGTCGCACTAGtttgtgagcaaaaaaaaaaaaaaggaaattgcaccaaaatatttaaaatataaattaattaataaaaaaaaacactttttttaattaaaaaaggtgTTCAGGTTTCAGGGCGCATAGGCGGGAGGGTCCACCCCCTGAAGTCGCCTCGTGTGAAGGAGGTCTCATCTAATTCTTAATTTCGTTACAGGCATGGTCTTCAATAAAGAGACTGTGGAAGTGGGAAGATCCCAAACGAATCACAAAAGCCAAACATCGTCTGGTGACAGCACTCCGGAGAAATATGGACATCGAAATGTTGCGAAAGGAAACGCCTTACTACCGATTCAGAATCATCAACCGAAACATTCTAGGTAAGCGTTTAAGTTATCACGCtcctattttaaaagaaaacagttggggaagctgctgtacccacggacaaaattttcttttcaatttttttttggtctctgggaatggataatcgatcggaaaacttTTCTGGTAGATACTACAACTTATCacctaatttggcaatttttgtcagatgAAAATCTCAAAGGtttcaacctcagaatttttttcttaaaaaccgtCTTTTTTGTCCGTATGTACAgcaacccgttcaccccgcggactgGTGcttttgtacccatggacatatatagcaataatatataaataggtctgaggaactaatTTATGCTCAatgcattttcataagccattttatactGAAATACTTCagacatccattgaaaataacattaaataacatatccaaaagaaattaaacttcgaaaattaatcgaaggttttttcaatttttttttcttcatttttcgtaatttttaacgtcagtgaactctttaaaaaagttacaagtcttaAGAGAggtaatgatgttatgaataattaatatgtttttaaacaaaaaaataactagattcatgatagtatgactctctatgtacttacataataacttcaatttatatgcaaattgaaacctttaaccaaaattaacccattacaaaaaactcagtttagattaaaccaacaaaaatctataaaagtcgacttcaaataaaaacaggtgggattgacggtctgtagatcctacaacagatGTGGGGTTACACACTTCAACACTATATTTTCAAGtcgtacttcaaattcatcatcattgttaaaagtaaattttggacgttgatgacaaggcaccattttgaggaacttcacattgtaagaagactcaggtgtgacccaaggaaACTAAAAATTGCTATCCGTGGGTaacacatggttgtgtgtccatgagtacaaaggtatgccattttggttttgcaggGCAGTCACATttacaggaccacagttttacaacattaaaaatcagaaacaaaaccttcgaaatatagggaatcatgatacctacaacaaaaatgaataatacaatccacgacggagtaaaaaaaaaaaaaaaagaaattgttcatgtttttttttttttacttagaccctactaaaaccgaaaaaatgtgatagaatcttaaatgttcgtttgatggcatTGAAACTTTCTGGGGTGTTGGAGAGggttgtgacacacacgttgaaccccaattaggatccctCTCGACGATACCTGGGCTTTCCCGATTAAcatccgtaggtacaaccgtccgtgggtacaacagctTCCCCTAATTATTGGGTGTATGAGCATGTCGGTACAAAAGCCGTTTTAAGTAGTTTATCTTTACTATGAGTAAGTGAAGTAGCAGCCAATTTGAAATATTGCTGCTCAGAGCGAGGTGTGCCCCCCCCGCCCCCAAGTTCGCCCCCAAAATTTGTCTCGACACTctttccccttttttattttactttttttatttttagctctcttttttattttatttactttttttaaacattttttattttgtttatttttgaatattttttttatttaattatctctttatttttaattataataattatttttttttaaaagttctgtGCTGCGCCAATAACATGcacacaaactaaaaaaaataaagaaataaaatacaaagagaataaaatttaaaaaatcacaaataaataaattaaattataaataagtaaataaataaatttatatattaaaaaaagccCCTCAACCTTCCCCTCAaattttgatggcacaacttgccAACTTGCGCCTCTAAAGTATGGTGCAAAGcattattgaaaaatttcaatatcttaacgaCATATATATATTTCATACTTTTCCAGGTTTACAGAAATCCTCTGATGTTAATGAACTATCTCCAAAGACAACAAAAGTGGCTGAAGCGGATAAGGAAACCAGCAACTATGAAGTCGATGGAGACATATTTGCTTCGAAATTGGTTGAGAAGTACTTAACAGCATCTGATGATGGACTCTCCCTTCTTCCAGAAAATGGAACGATGCATCGAACTTTTCGAGGATATTCCAAAACAAATGACAGTTACTTAGTGCGCGACATTACCCCACCACTATGCCCTCCGACTGATGAAAAGGAGAAACGATTTAACACTATATGTTGCTGTGATATTCTACTAGATGGTTTTCTGCCTAATGATATGTGCATTTGGCATGGAGTGCCGCCGTGATCACATTGACTTTAATAAGCAGGAACTTCCCGAGCTTAAACCAGAGTACATCTTATTGTTGCACTTTGAAGTACAACacatagatgtagtattaactagatacacaacGAGAGACCTGATGGGCAACCAATGCCATTTAGTAAACGGGCAAGCGTCCGAAAAGCGCATGCGCGCAAACATTTTTTGCCATAGCCTACGAGGATGAAAACAGCGTTGCATTGCATCCACTGGAGATCAGTGGTTACACCCTCGTGGGCTACGCTTTTGGCCGTTTACTTCAAGATTCGCACTGGCAAATACGGCCAGTGGTTACTGCTAGGGAGTTGTATATCTAGTTATACTAGATCAATGATACAACAATACTGTTTTTATCCAAATTACATTAAAGTCCTAGATcttagcttaagtagcgacatgtccgccatcttggggctaaatgcaaCTTCCTTCCTATGTTTGCTATGACGAAGTACCGTGTTTTGCCTCTTGATTGTGGTGCTTCTTGACTGTAGATTAGCATGGAGTTACTTATAaatcacaatcaagaagcaaaacacgctacttcaccatagcagataTAGGAAACAGGCGGTGTTGCCCGCTGCCGTCGCAACGCGTTGCCCCAAGATGGCGAACGTGTTGCTACTTTTAAGCTGCGATCCAGAGCTTTAAGTTATATCACATCAGGAATTCTTGATTTCCATTTACTGAGAACTTAATTAATGCGGGATATTGATGTGATAGTACTTGTTTAAAAATAGGGCTTGTCTCAATGGTTATATAATTTGTACGTAACTGATGTTGCGTAAATAAAGCTGTTTTTAAAGTATGTTCactaattaaaactttgaaaaaaaaaaaaaaaactagtatcttCTTAATATATAAACGTTGTATGTGACCATCTATCTACCTATAAAGGTCACCTCTACCCCTGGTGAACgacagaaataataaataaataaaaacacctccgtccaaaacaatgaaatattctactggggctgtaagcgtttgaattcaaacTTGTTAAAATATAAGGTAAGGgtgaaaattaagaattttaatatttgcgtttttaggactgTAATTTTGAAAGACAAGGGGTTAGGAGAAACCCTAGAACACTAAAACCTGATCCCTATAACATCATCTAAGATTGTCTACAttggttttcaaaactttaattttgaaaaatttccgaggaagtctCCTCGAATCTTACCCCttcccctaacgtcatcaaagattgcttacaaCTCGCGTAGttacaatttcaattttgaaaagttttagcgGAAGTTCTTCCGAACCTTCCCTTTCCACCATTAAAGATCAACTTTTGTCTAAACGATTTCAGTTTCGAAGAATTCCGAGGGGAGAGGCACTTAACTCTCCTCATCCCAACatcccgaagatcgtctaaaactgcgattttggaaattaaaacttctgacaATTTACTATGGAGAATTCTTCAATCTCATTTCTTCTCTTAAGATGACttacaattacgtattttggacaaaaaaaatgtATGGGGGATGATCCCAGACCCATCCCGTTCCCTTACTTCAACAAGTGTTGCCCGCCGACCGAGTGGTATAATGGTTACGCTTTGGCATCTTACGCCTGAAGACACaggttcaaacctggctccagtcggtggattttcaagatgcataaaaTAGACAGCGCCCGGGTCGTATGATTTTGCGGTTTGTGAAAGATCCTTCGATTATTCGTTCGGCTTGAACTctcggaaaaattaaattcctagctcAGTTTCGCATTGTAAGAGCCCAGGTACCTCCATCTGATACGGAAATTGGGCGTCGATATTATCGTGGCAGGGTGCCATATGAATGCTACATCgggagatcgcactaggtctgcaaaagtcaatgcctctaacacagccccattagaaataaataaaaaatgacaaagattgctaacaactttttttttttttttttgaaaattttcttctctAGACGTTTAGACAACCCCTTCTTCTCTtccctttttcaaattttgttttcagaattaaaatttagaatcgtttaaaattttgttttgagccttcaaattcgaaaaattccaaagaaaaactccAAAGTCCCTTTAACATTCCTTCTCTTCCTtatatcatcaaagattgtctaaaatagcgttttcagagctactatttagaaaattttccaaCGTGTAACCCCTGGACGCCCTATTTATGCGAAAAATTTACCCATGACGCAGTGTTcacattgctctttttttttttttttgagcagtcatgaattgcttattgtgcacttgaccgttgaacgacATCCGTCCctcgattttatttttctgttataaTGCAAATTCCAGCGTCCACGTGCCtcggaatcaaattatttataaacgaccttctccactgtacacaatctttttttcgcgaaaaaaagtaTCCAACACACAGCATTCAGTACATAACAACCAGcccctggcattaatttgaattttaaagtcttgaaTTCCAATTTTTGTTGCGATAAGAGGCATTAGTAAAACACAACGAgtagaaacccaacgagtaggttcctatcgcaattcgtgattgcaaaaaacaatctgatttcaaaatctcaaaattcgaactattttttttttatttatttatttgcacatagaAAAAGGATTAGTAATATGCATGTAACACATAAACATAATTCTACTAATTCCAGATTCCACATAGATAACTCAAGTCCCCTAATTTGTGTGCTCATATTCTAGTAAGGACTCCCATTTAAACCAGACGTTAGATCAGCTCTCTGTCTCAGACCGCTGTCCTATGAATGGAGAATTGGAAATTCATCAGAATCAAATCTGTCGaccgatttaaaaattattattaatatttacaatttacattaattgCCAAGTTACTTTGGTACATTTTATGCGTTtccccaaaaatgtaaaaaagagcatgtgttttttatttgttgggaggcgggggggggggagagctctttATACATGTAGTTcaaaaggggcgcaatttttccCCTTTTGCACGGAGTGGTTCAAAAGCTGAATCCGGCCCTGATGTAGGTATTCCTCTATCTTCCACCTGATGATGTACTCTCTAGGAGTTGACTTTAGGAGTTACGGGATCCCCGAGGGGATGGGTATAGTAAAAGAGGAAAGCATTCATAGCGTCAAAATCGAAGGCAAAAACTTTGAATTGAAGACAACATTACTTTGTTCGTTTTTGCCGAATGTGACACCATCACATTTCTGAAAACAGTAATGAGTAAAGAATCACATAAGGCTCAGACCACTGTATTTGGGGAGCTGGCTCATCCAAAATCTTGGTTCCATACATCTATATGGCTGTCCGAATTCAGCCCGAAGTCCGGTTTAATAGGGTGCGGTTAATAAGGGTTTACTGTAGATTTAAAATGACCACACGTTGAAGAAAAAAGGTGTCTGAGCCTCAGACTACGTTGTGTGATTGATATTTGACTGTTTTAGTCAATAAAAGGAGAGTTCCATAATCTCTTGACATAGTACAACTACGACTCCAAGACGTCAAAGAGTTTGTAATGGCGCATGAAACGAATGACATCTCGGAAACATCACAGTCTACAATGATACGTGGAATAAATAGCAGATACGCTATTGAGGGTTTAAGTGATTTTATTATTACGTTAAGGGATTAAGTTAGATTTAAAGCAAGTGAGACGAGGCCATAATTTCAGTCCTTTTCCGCGACAAAAACTCGAGCTGCCATCTAGTGATAGAACAACAAGTTTATTTCtaaattattatagttaattgCAAAATTAGCGGAAAAAATATTGACTGGAATTTTGTTCAAACTATTTTTCGAATACAAAAGTAGTCAATTAAggaagaacgctttttttttttttttttttttcagcgaaacaGGAGACGTTACGTTAGTTTCAGTCCGATTCCGCGTCAAAAACTCGTGCTGCTGTTATCTGGTAGAacaacttctattttattttaattgattgcaaaattgacgaaaaaaatattgactgaaatgttttgttataattatttttcgaataCGAAAGTGATCAATTAGGGAAGAAagctcttattttttttacagcgaaAAAATGAGGACTtccgttaaaataaaaaaaaattgctagttgTTTAAATTCTTTCGAGATTTTTATAAATCATTACAAAATTAATGTTCAATTGTGACTTAGGATATTTATAAGACAGAGAATataaatgtgtgtatatatgtgcgtatgttccCTATACACAGGGCCTGATTATTGCTGAAGGCCATGACCTAAGGCCCCCGATCTTAGGGGTCCCAAATGGCCCGAGAAGGAACGTGGTTGGGAGGGGGGTTATAAACGTCAGAAACGAAACGTACCGAACTGATCAAATTTTAACATTAGGATCGGAAAAGGgagtttttcttttatatgagggagaaaaaaatgcttgcaaaatctaaaataaaataccCATAGAAACCACCctaattttctgcatcagataaaattggttccaatgttccaaggtaattagaacgtaaGTTATAACTGTTCttgactaatttcatgctaacTGTAGGTAAGCGTTCAATTAGAAATCCATTGTTAATAACGGTCAtcgttgaacaatgcttttattaaaatttgtagcattaagaaaatcattaagaagaaAGATATGTTGTCATTTTTCTccttcgaatatgaacaaataaaattccggcttttcctgaaatcgggagatttaaaatttttcctttttggtaatTTTCTACAATCTGTCAaggaatttcacttttttttttttttttttgttcaagcctcgCTTGTTAAACAcgagtcacttgacataacttttattttcaaggtagaccgtgcaaagttggGTGACGCAGCTaggaaatacaaaacatttttagaacCCGAAACAGGTATAATCGATGAAATAAAGCTTGTAATCCAAATGTCGTTGCTTTTCAGCGCGAGGGAGGGGGAGGACattaccaaaatttaaaagtaatgaaaatggaaaatgaacttttatttttcacttttcactttcttgtacaatgaacaattttagaaataaatcattagaataaaaacaattacatttaaattgatcgcagctatgaaaaatatcaaacgttgtaaaatgatcaacaaaaattgataacacaaaaataatttatttcatgataatttaaaactttctcacaacattaattaaaaaataatattaataacactacAAGGAAAATGCAGcggaaatataaaaacaaataagttaTACTAAAAAGCATAgcttttaaataatgtaaatatcataaaaaatattaagtttgaaattttttcctgaaagtaaaaatgaaaattctttactaataataaagctgaaagtctctctgtccggatctctctctgtctgtcaggatctctctctgtctgtcaggatctctctctgtccggatctctgtatgtagaccttttatttttatgtcacGAGCAcagctagttactaataataacgcTAAAAGTCACTTTGTCCGGacctctctctgtctgtcaggatttctgtgacgcgcatagcgcctagaccgttcggccgattttcatgaagtttcgcacaaagttagtttgtagcgtgggggtgtgcacctcgaagcgatttttcgaaaattcgatgcagttctttttctattccaattttaagaacaaaattatcataagatggacgagtaaattacgaagttattataacgtggaaccgtaacatgggcacaagccaattggcgaaatacgaaattatcataacgtggaacagtaacatgggtacaagtcaattggcgagaaaattcaccacatattatttgtatatatacaggcgaaccaaaagaccttttactttttctattacgggcaaagcggtGCGGATACCaatggtaataaataaataagtataaaatgataaatttgcaaAACCTCCCAGACCCGTGTTTTGAAGTCGCGGAGAAGTCTTTCTTTTTAATACAGAAAAGATGTGAGCAGAGGCAATCGACTGCGGTGGAGTTTTTAAATCCGCAAGCTCACatcttttttgaaaggaaaaagaggttccttgtaactccgaaacacgtttcagcacactttcctttatttttagctgtgcatcgcggtttcacccgcgttaataagacaacaatgtatttaaaaaatattttgagtactTCACGCTATGACATAAAATTATGCACCCTTGTCCATCGATATTTTCCGATAAATAAGAAAACCGAAAATTAGTCATAGcttgatgttatatagcctatagccttatATATTTATATAGCATTATTCAATAAATTGGACTTCAAcacaaaaaggatttttcaatccgaaccagtagttcctgaaatTAGCGCGCTCAAActaacaaactctacagctttatattattggtgtgatgatatttatatttctaaaagCTATGCTTTtcagtaaaacatatttattcatttatatttctgacGTACGTTCTGATTGTACGAAca
This genomic interval carries:
- the LOC129227825 gene encoding uncharacterized protein LOC129227825, producing MRPTVKLVPDFIVPHLDRGTFGRHLQWEEKEKGSFRISRVHQSSEHWNDDCFQVYKAWSSIKRLWKWEDPKRITKAKHRLVTALRRNMDIEMLRKETPYYRFRIINRNILGLQKSSDVNELSPKTTKVAEADKETSNYEVDGDIFASKLVEKYLTASDDGLSLLPENGTMHRTFRGYSKTNDSYLVRDITPPLCPPTDEKEKRFNTICCCDILLDGFLPNDMCIWHGVPP